One stretch of Schlesneria sp. DSM 10557 DNA includes these proteins:
- a CDS encoding radical SAM protein yields the protein MFSLPISDAEVVATRPTKNRLDPWKPYLTLIEPERSSQGRIEDVLTIFLTNRECPFRCTMCDLWKNTLDERVPLGAIPAQIRHACTPQSAAKHVKLYNAGSFFDPQAIPREDHAEIASLVCSFETVILENHPRLINHRCLEFHDQVQTGLEIALGLETVHPAALASLNKRMTVEDFDDAAQFLVKNGIAVRAFVLLKPPGMDEEQGMEWALRSVQHAVEQGARCVSIIPTRGGNGMMERLQATGDYSPPVIHSMERTLERGLDYASRQSVKPRIFMDTWDSARFFECPECGPARAKRICEMNLTQQIPPTVTCAKCHS from the coding sequence ATGTTCAGCCTTCCCATCAGCGATGCCGAGGTCGTGGCCACCCGCCCGACAAAGAATCGTCTCGACCCCTGGAAACCCTATTTGACCCTGATTGAGCCGGAACGATCGTCACAGGGTCGGATCGAAGATGTTCTGACGATCTTCCTCACCAACCGGGAGTGTCCGTTCCGCTGCACCATGTGCGATCTGTGGAAGAATACTCTGGACGAACGAGTCCCCCTGGGAGCGATTCCCGCACAAATTCGACACGCGTGTACTCCGCAGTCTGCTGCGAAGCATGTCAAACTGTACAACGCGGGAAGCTTCTTCGATCCCCAGGCGATTCCGCGGGAAGACCACGCCGAAATCGCCTCGCTCGTGTGCAGCTTCGAAACGGTCATCCTGGAAAACCATCCTCGACTGATCAATCACCGCTGCCTCGAGTTTCACGACCAGGTCCAGACCGGGTTGGAAATTGCACTGGGACTGGAAACCGTTCACCCCGCAGCACTGGCATCCCTTAATAAGCGGATGACCGTGGAGGACTTCGACGACGCGGCACAGTTTCTTGTAAAGAACGGAATCGCCGTCAGAGCCTTCGTCCTGCTGAAGCCACCGGGCATGGACGAAGAGCAGGGGATGGAATGGGCTCTCCGTTCGGTCCAACATGCGGTCGAACAGGGTGCCAGGTGTGTCAGCATTATTCCAACACGGGGGGGAAATGGGATGATGGAGCGGCTTCAGGCCACAGGCGACTACTCTCCCCCTGTCATCCACAGCATGGAACGAACGCTGGAACGGGGTCTCGACTATGCGAGCCGGCAAAGTGTAAAGCCTCGGATTTTCATGGACACCTGGGACAGTGCCCGTTTCTTCGAATGTCCTGAATGTGGGCCGGCCCGAGCCAAACGGATTTGTGAGATGAACCTGACGCAGCAAATCCCGCCCACCGTCACTTGTGCCAAGTGCCATTCCTGA
- a CDS encoding choice-of-anchor A family protein, protein MEFCGLRRFSKKLPALIGGVMVGFSNLIVSAGVIHQYNVITVKDVNTQNDIEGPSLIGGNANLATVGNNAPPQGGAPLVTVLGNLNGQNLNINSGGSLAIGGTRNANVNYNSDSNGVRGSQINLSSSEVSTLASAIQEIKSVSSGFAQMYADNSLFAQNTLNASNVFQINYVDSDGYAIASIAGSALTAMNANFGINFNVPLASISSLVINVTGAGDIDIGSSIHFNGFQNNSYLTSHLIWNFTDTTKLNAGANMHGAILAPFADVKTGPSMDGSIWANSLKAGGEVHYPLYAGNGPLNPSPVPEPSTLALGSIASVMFSVYSYRRRKNAV, encoded by the coding sequence ATGGAATTTTGTGGATTGCGACGTTTTAGTAAGAAACTGCCCGCACTCATCGGTGGAGTGATGGTCGGATTTAGTAATCTGATCGTTTCGGCTGGCGTTATCCATCAGTATAACGTTATTACCGTGAAGGACGTTAATACCCAGAATGACATTGAGGGGCCTTCTTTGATCGGTGGTAACGCCAACCTCGCCACGGTCGGAAATAATGCCCCGCCGCAGGGGGGAGCTCCACTGGTGACTGTTCTGGGGAATCTGAACGGTCAGAACCTGAATATCAACAGTGGCGGCAGCCTGGCCATCGGCGGTACCCGCAACGCGAATGTGAACTACAATTCCGACTCAAATGGTGTTCGCGGCAGCCAGATTAATCTGAGTAGTTCCGAGGTTTCGACGCTGGCTTCTGCCATTCAAGAGATCAAATCGGTCTCGTCCGGTTTCGCTCAGATGTATGCTGATAACTCGCTGTTCGCCCAGAACACACTGAATGCCTCCAACGTCTTTCAGATCAACTATGTTGACTCCGATGGGTACGCGATTGCATCCATTGCAGGCAGTGCCTTGACCGCAATGAATGCGAATTTTGGTATTAACTTCAACGTCCCGCTGGCGTCCATCTCATCGCTGGTGATTAACGTCACCGGGGCCGGAGATATTGATATCGGTAGCAGTATTCACTTCAACGGCTTTCAGAACAATTCCTATTTGACGTCGCACCTGATCTGGAACTTTACCGATACAACCAAGCTCAACGCAGGAGCTAATATGCACGGTGCAATTCTGGCCCCTTTTGCTGACGTGAAGACAGGTCCTTCGATGGATGGGTCGATCTGGGCGAACTCTCTGAAGGCGGGTGGTGAGGTTCACTATCCACTCTATGCAGGTAACGGACCGCTGAATCCTTCTCCGGTTCCTGAGCCAAGTACGCTGGCCCTTGGTTCGATCGCTTCCGTCATGTTCAGTGTCTATTCCTACCGTCGTCGAAAGAACGCGGTCTGA
- a CDS encoding lactonase family protein encodes MNLIRPRSLFALLMATMLNPTISTVTAEQPVVLISSFAPGKEGGIQAYELDLQSGSLKATHRTGDISNPFFFAISRDGKFLYTIDAKTFGGEESEHVSAFALDGKTGRMKFLNRQSTQGTASCFVDVDATGKSVLVANYSTGNIASFPTQADGSLKEAATFIQHSGSSVDPVRQKGPYAHCLVVSPDNRFAFAADLGIDQVLGYQLDPATAKLVPNTPPFVKSPAGAGPRHLTFHPNGRYVYVINELNNSVTLFDYDTKTGTLKERQNISTLPADFKGVTHCADLKITPDGKFLYGTNRGHDSIAAYRLGADGQMTLIGIEPSLGKGPQNLLITPDGKLLLCANMPGNNMAVFKIDGQSGKLKSVGEPISQVSPACIRLLP; translated from the coding sequence ATGAATCTGATTCGACCCCGGTCTCTTTTTGCACTCTTGATGGCCACCATGCTCAACCCCACAATCTCGACCGTCACAGCAGAACAACCCGTCGTCCTGATTTCTTCGTTCGCCCCCGGTAAGGAGGGCGGAATCCAGGCATACGAACTGGACCTTCAGTCGGGTTCCCTCAAGGCGACTCACCGGACGGGAGACATTAGTAACCCGTTCTTCTTCGCAATCTCACGCGACGGAAAATTTCTCTACACCATTGATGCCAAGACCTTTGGTGGTGAAGAATCCGAGCACGTCTCTGCATTCGCCCTGGATGGGAAGACGGGCCGAATGAAGTTTCTGAACCGACAGTCGACACAGGGAACGGCGAGTTGCTTCGTTGACGTCGACGCGACTGGGAAGTCGGTGCTGGTCGCCAACTATTCAACGGGGAACATCGCCTCATTTCCCACACAGGCTGATGGCTCACTGAAGGAAGCAGCCACCTTCATCCAGCATTCAGGATCAAGCGTCGATCCCGTCCGCCAGAAAGGCCCGTACGCTCACTGTCTCGTCGTCAGCCCTGATAACCGCTTCGCCTTCGCAGCCGATCTTGGTATCGATCAGGTCCTGGGATATCAGCTTGACCCGGCGACGGCCAAGCTGGTGCCCAACACCCCTCCCTTCGTTAAATCTCCGGCAGGGGCGGGACCGCGACATCTGACGTTCCATCCCAACGGACGCTACGTCTACGTGATCAACGAACTGAATAACTCGGTGACCCTGTTCGACTACGATACCAAGACCGGAACCTTGAAAGAGCGACAGAACATTTCGACTCTTCCTGCGGACTTCAAAGGAGTGACTCACTGCGCTGACCTCAAGATCACTCCGGATGGCAAGTTCCTCTACGGTACCAATCGCGGACACGACAGCATTGCTGCCTATCGATTGGGGGCAGATGGTCAGATGACGTTAATCGGCATCGAACCGAGCCTGGGCAAAGGTCCGCAGAACCTTCTGATCACGCCTGATGGAAAACTACTGCTCTGTGCGAATATGCCGGGAAACAACATGGCCGTCTTCAAGATTGATGGCCAGTCCGGAAAATTGAAGTCGGTCGGAGAGCCGATTTCACAGGTCAGCCCCGCTTGCATCCGATTGCTTCCCTAA
- a CDS encoding DUF3891 family protein, whose product MIVKSVETGWEVVYQAAHALLAGKIATQLRQLPAVHYWPETLAALFEHDDHKTSFGKNVYLTSLGAPKDFTQFRFTAKERAREVSRRIENGYRKHRWIGLLAARHAEELYRSEKISPSLRALIDDEIERRAAILHELGTTKAALESAYAVLQWCDRISLILCQGAIPAMHRRIEIAPLENQRYQMWQRPDNTVAIEPWPFSAKIFVEHVEVRTLQQLIFTSDSELQEHLRACPVEMRTWHFQKTARSNRSH is encoded by the coding sequence ATGATTGTCAAAAGTGTGGAAACGGGTTGGGAAGTTGTCTACCAGGCCGCTCACGCCTTATTGGCCGGGAAAATTGCGACACAGCTTCGGCAGCTCCCTGCGGTCCATTACTGGCCAGAGACACTGGCGGCACTTTTTGAGCATGATGACCATAAGACGTCCTTTGGCAAAAATGTCTACTTGACCAGCCTGGGAGCACCCAAGGACTTCACGCAGTTTCGCTTCACCGCCAAAGAGCGAGCGCGAGAAGTGAGCCGCAGGATTGAGAACGGCTATCGGAAGCACCGCTGGATTGGATTGCTGGCCGCCCGCCACGCCGAGGAACTTTATCGGTCTGAGAAAATTTCCCCGAGTTTGCGGGCCTTGATCGATGACGAGATTGAGCGGCGAGCTGCGATTCTGCACGAGCTGGGAACAACGAAGGCCGCACTGGAATCCGCGTATGCGGTCCTGCAGTGGTGCGATCGAATTTCACTGATCTTGTGCCAGGGGGCAATCCCTGCCATGCACCGCAGAATTGAGATTGCGCCGCTCGAAAATCAGCGCTATCAGATGTGGCAGCGTCCAGATAATACCGTCGCCATAGAACCCTGGCCGTTCTCGGCAAAAATCTTTGTCGAACATGTTGAAGTTCGGACGCTCCAGCAGCTCATCTTTACTTCGGACAGTGAGCTGCAGGAGCACCTGAGGGCCTGCCCTGTCGAGATGCGGACATGGCACTTTCAGAAAACCGCTCGTTCCAACCGTAGTCATTGA
- a CDS encoding HEAT repeat domain-containing protein yields MKRIAKSLLLLLGLSTQLVAQEVSELDAITKRLDSKSLREKVEAVRLLGEIGSPASAAVASLLPLLEEEDPGVRYEAIIALGRIHSESEQVVPALTRQLEDRNPVIHHAAINALRDFESDAESALPKLRTFLKDKSPLIRLSAARAVAEISKRGSSEIDEARSVLVESLQSPHPQIAGNAISGLVILSVSALPEIVALLDSKDVQTVCNACSALAAIGPSDPKTIAKLAELAKSDNAAVRWHAVTAIGEGGQESQAALPVLIGTLKDEDANVRFSAQQALYRLGEAAVPALIDALDDEETQLVATSILGGMGPAASSAAGRLADLVESPNHSVRREAVFALASIGGDATSHVPELIKALEDKQFPYPGVVAYCLGRLRAKDAQDALRTALDEAEDPLTRLAIACALIDVDPKDEDNVNAALPHVTSALRDERPQLRREAIFALGRMGERAKVVAPVLSESINDPDPVVRREALVALAEMAPKGESAIKLFVDLLGENDPTVRSVASYALGRIGKPAHAATAPLLQLLESPDLHEKTLAAWALVRVSPEPKTKEVAIPLLVAALHGDKNPQMRLQMAQTLGEVGEESALAKEALELALKDSDEAVRTAADKAINSWK; encoded by the coding sequence ATGAAACGAATAGCGAAATCACTTTTGTTATTGCTGGGGCTTTCCACACAGCTTGTCGCACAGGAAGTCAGCGAACTGGACGCAATTACCAAGCGGCTCGACTCGAAGTCGCTGCGGGAAAAAGTCGAAGCGGTCAGGTTGCTGGGCGAGATTGGTTCCCCCGCGTCTGCTGCGGTCGCTTCCCTGCTCCCGTTGCTGGAAGAGGAGGATCCGGGAGTCCGCTATGAAGCGATCATCGCGCTCGGGCGAATTCATTCAGAGTCGGAACAGGTTGTCCCTGCCCTCACCCGGCAGCTCGAAGATCGTAATCCCGTCATCCACCATGCGGCGATCAATGCATTGCGGGATTTCGAAAGCGATGCGGAATCTGCTTTGCCCAAACTGCGAACGTTTCTGAAAGACAAATCACCCCTCATTCGGCTTAGCGCTGCGCGAGCCGTTGCGGAGATCAGCAAACGAGGGAGCTCAGAAATTGACGAGGCTCGATCGGTGCTGGTCGAGAGTCTGCAGAGTCCTCATCCCCAGATCGCTGGCAACGCCATCAGCGGGCTGGTGATTCTGAGTGTGTCGGCGCTGCCGGAGATCGTCGCCCTGCTGGATAGCAAGGACGTACAAACCGTCTGCAACGCGTGCAGCGCACTTGCGGCAATCGGCCCGTCTGATCCGAAAACAATCGCGAAATTGGCAGAGCTGGCCAAATCCGACAACGCCGCCGTGCGCTGGCATGCGGTCACCGCCATTGGCGAAGGTGGGCAGGAATCTCAAGCGGCGCTGCCAGTACTGATCGGAACCTTAAAAGATGAGGATGCGAATGTTCGATTCAGTGCGCAGCAGGCCCTCTATCGACTGGGTGAGGCCGCGGTTCCTGCCTTGATCGATGCTCTGGATGATGAAGAGACGCAACTGGTCGCCACTTCCATTCTCGGTGGGATGGGGCCGGCTGCCAGTTCAGCGGCTGGTCGACTGGCCGATCTGGTCGAATCGCCCAATCATAGCGTACGTCGTGAAGCCGTTTTTGCCCTGGCGTCGATTGGCGGTGACGCGACTTCACACGTCCCCGAGTTAATCAAAGCACTCGAAGACAAGCAGTTCCCGTATCCCGGAGTCGTCGCCTACTGTCTGGGAAGACTTCGTGCGAAAGACGCCCAGGATGCGTTGCGGACAGCACTGGACGAAGCCGAGGACCCACTGACTCGTCTGGCCATCGCATGTGCCTTAATCGACGTTGATCCCAAGGATGAAGACAACGTCAACGCGGCATTGCCTCATGTCACGTCCGCACTTCGAGATGAACGGCCACAACTGCGACGGGAAGCGATTTTCGCGCTCGGTCGAATGGGAGAGCGGGCTAAGGTCGTCGCACCCGTGCTGAGCGAGTCCATTAATGATCCGGATCCGGTCGTCCGGCGGGAAGCGCTGGTGGCTCTGGCAGAGATGGCGCCCAAAGGGGAGTCAGCGATCAAGCTGTTCGTCGATCTGCTGGGTGAGAATGATCCGACCGTGAGATCGGTCGCCAGCTACGCCCTGGGGCGGATTGGAAAGCCGGCTCACGCCGCGACTGCACCGCTGCTGCAATTGCTGGAGAGCCCTGATCTTCACGAGAAAACTCTGGCGGCCTGGGCGCTTGTCCGTGTCTCTCCGGAACCCAAAACAAAAGAGGTGGCGATTCCGCTGCTCGTAGCGGCTTTACATGGTGATAAAAATCCCCAGATGCGACTCCAGATGGCACAGACACTGGGAGAAGTCGGGGAAGAATCGGCTTTGGCGAAAGAAGCGTTGGAGCTTGCTCTGAAAGACTCTGACGAAGCCGTTCGGACCGCCGCCGACAAAGCAATCAACTCGTGGAAATAA
- a CDS encoding FHA domain-containing protein, producing the protein MSITVAVSGRSPISTNEPQITIGSHPSCVIAFPGLADVKSIHAIIHEVQGRWMIEPCQGEVQVVGKEKLDRGCELMPGDVIMLSPDCPELTFEPEDDSFLPDSSTQDEDEFRLVPLEDAPKSSGTIPARRSPSSATIPTTDAPSAGKSSDKVRVPQSPSSGAIPVKPRSSGTIRAVGLDRESSGKAAGESKSRQSDQNIPARKSNSNLPARKSDPSLPASGAKRSRSSGQIPVHKQPDDEGIATGMVLTRTNSWDIASDDDDLPLAPRSRRSSNDAEMKWIMMVVGRSAGGGLALLVMWLTISTIWKSLGNAPAGLPEAGSASVADISPAAVANVAPYVPPRTTTPANAVTKGTVPKDAGQTNTTSPAMVKPPAQSETTTTETKVVTNKDPATPQDSGADQGNVDGESSSELLARIGADSERTTIEPVEGEAAEEVEAEEGSLSPLQLATMDSIYAVMVEDPTNQRKRQVGTAWAASPRHLVTSATVARIVEESRQQSRVVYALHPTSERKVQIASVRMHNHYRQAARLVDEAIEKNNEKKQVQFQKAQVRFDIAVMNVSPADKLESFLEVAVAPLKNSKEAVFSMVGLPFQKPDKVAAVPPSVLRERHSLRPSWNSPLQAKDSSLNIQFPWHEKDPNWAGSPVINAQNQVIGVYAQLPASKTAESRKGRPEAVVVWVGLLREFAQDAVKSVSIDDEF; encoded by the coding sequence ATGTCCATCACAGTCGCAGTTTCGGGCAGATCGCCCATTAGTACCAACGAACCGCAGATCACCATCGGGAGCCATCCTAGTTGCGTCATTGCCTTTCCGGGTCTGGCAGACGTGAAGTCGATCCACGCGATCATTCACGAGGTCCAGGGGCGTTGGATGATCGAACCCTGTCAGGGGGAAGTGCAGGTTGTCGGGAAAGAGAAGCTGGATCGCGGATGCGAGCTGATGCCCGGCGATGTGATTATGCTGTCCCCCGACTGTCCTGAGCTAACTTTTGAACCTGAGGACGATAGTTTCCTTCCCGATTCGTCCACCCAGGACGAGGATGAATTTCGTCTGGTGCCGCTGGAAGATGCCCCCAAATCGTCTGGAACGATTCCTGCGCGCCGTTCTCCTTCGTCCGCGACCATTCCCACTACGGACGCTCCGTCCGCAGGCAAGTCATCTGATAAAGTCCGTGTCCCTCAATCCCCGTCTTCCGGAGCGATTCCGGTGAAGCCCCGTAGCTCGGGGACGATTCGTGCAGTCGGCCTGGACCGAGAGTCTTCCGGCAAGGCCGCAGGAGAATCCAAGTCCCGGCAATCTGATCAGAATATTCCTGCCCGGAAATCGAACTCGAATCTCCCCGCGCGCAAATCCGATCCGAGTCTTCCTGCATCCGGCGCTAAGCGGTCCCGCAGCAGTGGGCAGATCCCGGTTCATAAGCAACCGGACGATGAGGGAATCGCTACTGGAATGGTCTTAACGCGGACGAATTCCTGGGACATCGCCTCCGACGACGACGATCTGCCCCTCGCACCCCGCAGCCGTCGTTCCAGCAACGATGCCGAGATGAAGTGGATCATGATGGTAGTCGGACGGAGCGCCGGTGGGGGGCTGGCACTTCTTGTCATGTGGTTGACGATCAGCACGATCTGGAAGTCGTTGGGGAACGCCCCTGCTGGTCTTCCGGAGGCAGGTTCGGCGAGCGTCGCCGATATTTCCCCTGCTGCCGTGGCAAATGTCGCCCCGTACGTGCCACCTCGCACGACCACGCCAGCAAACGCGGTCACGAAAGGGACCGTCCCGAAAGACGCAGGGCAGACAAACACCACTTCGCCCGCAATGGTGAAACCCCCCGCCCAGTCGGAAACGACAACGACGGAAACGAAGGTTGTTACAAATAAAGATCCGGCGACGCCCCAGGACTCAGGGGCTGATCAGGGGAACGTGGACGGCGAATCGAGTTCTGAACTGCTTGCACGAATTGGTGCTGATTCAGAAAGAACGACGATTGAGCCCGTGGAAGGTGAAGCTGCCGAAGAAGTGGAAGCAGAAGAGGGGAGCTTGTCCCCCTTACAGCTTGCCACGATGGACAGCATTTATGCAGTCATGGTCGAAGACCCGACGAATCAACGGAAAAGACAGGTGGGAACTGCCTGGGCTGCATCGCCCCGCCATCTGGTCACGTCCGCAACGGTTGCTCGCATTGTGGAAGAGTCACGGCAGCAATCCCGCGTAGTGTATGCCCTGCATCCAACGTCTGAACGTAAAGTTCAGATAGCGAGCGTCCGAATGCACAATCACTATCGTCAGGCCGCTCGACTGGTTGACGAAGCCATTGAAAAGAACAACGAAAAAAAACAGGTTCAGTTCCAGAAGGCTCAGGTACGCTTCGATATCGCTGTCATGAACGTCAGTCCTGCTGATAAGCTGGAATCGTTTCTGGAAGTTGCGGTCGCCCCTTTGAAGAATTCCAAAGAGGCGGTGTTCAGTATGGTGGGGCTTCCCTTCCAAAAACCCGACAAGGTTGCGGCGGTTCCGCCATCAGTCCTCAGGGAAAGGCATTCGTTGCGGCCATCGTGGAATTCCCCATTGCAGGCGAAGGATTCTTCATTGAACATCCAGTTTCCCTGGCATGAGAAGGATCCGAACTGGGCAGGAAGCCCCGTGATCAACGCGCAGAATCAGGTCATTGGCGTTTACGCGCAACTTCCTGCGTCGAAAACCGCTGAAAGTCGGAAAGGACGCCCGGAAGCGGTGGTCGTCTGGGTGGGGCTGCTGCGTGAGTTCGCCCAGGATGCGGTGAAGTCTGTGAGCATCGACGACGAGTTCTGA
- the lexA gene encoding transcriptional repressor LexA: MPTGGDSTDTMTKRGRGRPIIETLTPSQERLLTTIQEYIDREGLSPTLRELAEHLEQGVASVYKLVQRLERNGFIGRTAGKSRSLVVLRSAHEPQVAALVSIPLIGTVAAGTPLLAPENQLGELLVDAATVRSGRHFALRVSGQSMIDAGIDSGDLLVVRQQPLADHREIVVALLNDEATVKRLHHRNGEIMLLPENTRYQPIPVGPEDDFRIVGKVVAVRRSSTQN; the protein is encoded by the coding sequence GTGCCAACAGGAGGCGACTCGACAGATACCATGACGAAACGGGGACGAGGACGGCCGATCATTGAAACCCTGACGCCGTCGCAGGAGCGACTGCTCACGACGATTCAGGAATACATTGATCGCGAAGGACTGTCGCCGACATTGAGAGAGTTAGCCGAGCACCTCGAACAGGGAGTCGCCAGCGTCTACAAACTGGTCCAGCGACTCGAGAGGAATGGCTTCATCGGAAGGACGGCAGGCAAGTCACGAAGTCTGGTCGTGCTCCGGTCTGCTCACGAGCCTCAAGTCGCGGCTCTGGTTTCGATTCCTTTGATCGGAACGGTCGCGGCGGGTACCCCGCTGCTGGCTCCGGAAAATCAGCTTGGAGAACTGCTGGTTGACGCTGCCACAGTACGATCGGGTCGGCACTTTGCATTGCGGGTTTCGGGGCAAAGTATGATCGACGCAGGAATCGATTCAGGTGATCTGCTTGTCGTACGTCAGCAGCCACTCGCGGATCACCGAGAAATTGTCGTGGCACTGCTGAATGACGAGGCCACGGTTAAGCGACTGCATCACCGCAACGGTGAGATCATGCTCTTGCCCGAGAATACACGATATCAGCCAATTCCCGTCGGCCCGGAAGATGACTTTCGGATTGTTGGAAAGGTTGTGGCTGTCCGTCGCTCGTCCACCCAGAACTGA
- a CDS encoding acyltransferase family protein, translated as MTVPQRLHSIDAVRSFALLSGILLHAALSFLPGLRSVGFPLADQSESVALGLMFFLIHSFRMSLFFLIAGFFAHQQYHKQGARSFLVNRGKRIVLPLLLFWPILCPLVIIPIAYAAIQHSGSEIPSPPPTPDSPFFFPLMHLWFLYVLIILYVVTLALRGVVVRLFDREGVVFRSVDRTVREILIRPAGAVVLAMPVAVAFLFEPDWILWMGIPTPDKSLIPNLTALIAFFLTFGFGWLLHRQPALLDSLKARWKMNLMLAAGMSVAALTINGPVPRFEPVESLGVKVAYAVCYATATWYWIFAVMGMGLRFFDQPIPTVRYLSDASYWLYLVHLPPIFLAQAIIMDWPLHWSVKFPLILLATVPLLLLSYHYCVRSTFVGAFLNGRRYTSADLPQRTTEPAVAVDPSDRLPSTQERDEAHDNAMS; from the coding sequence ATGACTGTCCCCCAGCGCCTGCACTCGATTGACGCCGTTCGGTCATTTGCCTTGCTCAGCGGAATTCTGTTACATGCCGCACTTTCCTTCTTGCCGGGACTGAGAAGTGTCGGTTTCCCACTTGCCGACCAGTCTGAGAGCGTCGCCCTCGGACTGATGTTCTTTTTGATTCATTCCTTTCGAATGAGCCTCTTTTTCCTGATCGCCGGTTTTTTCGCGCATCAGCAGTATCACAAGCAAGGTGCTCGTTCATTTCTGGTGAATCGTGGGAAGCGAATTGTCCTGCCGCTGCTGCTGTTCTGGCCAATCCTCTGCCCACTCGTCATTATTCCGATTGCTTATGCGGCGATTCAGCATTCCGGTTCGGAAATACCGTCTCCCCCTCCGACACCAGATTCCCCCTTCTTCTTCCCCCTGATGCACCTCTGGTTCCTCTACGTCCTGATCATCCTCTATGTCGTCACCCTCGCGCTTCGGGGGGTGGTCGTGCGATTGTTCGATCGAGAAGGGGTCGTTTTCCGATCGGTTGACCGCACCGTCCGAGAGATTCTGATTCGTCCCGCGGGGGCTGTCGTACTCGCCATGCCCGTTGCGGTCGCTTTCTTATTCGAACCCGACTGGATTCTCTGGATGGGAATTCCCACACCAGACAAATCCCTGATTCCCAATCTCACCGCATTGATTGCATTCTTCCTGACCTTCGGCTTTGGCTGGCTACTCCACCGACAACCTGCATTGCTGGACAGCCTGAAAGCAAGATGGAAGATGAACCTGATGCTGGCGGCCGGCATGTCGGTGGCGGCATTAACGATCAACGGCCCGGTCCCCCGGTTTGAACCAGTGGAATCGCTGGGAGTCAAGGTCGCCTACGCCGTCTGTTATGCAACAGCCACCTGGTACTGGATCTTTGCAGTGATGGGGATGGGTTTGCGTTTCTTCGACCAGCCCATTCCGACTGTCAGATATCTTTCGGATGCGTCCTACTGGCTCTACCTCGTCCATTTGCCGCCGATTTTTCTTGCCCAGGCCATCATCATGGACTGGCCGCTTCACTGGAGCGTCAAATTTCCTTTGATTCTGTTGGCAACAGTGCCATTGCTGCTGCTGAGCTACCACTACTGCGTCCGATCCACTTTCGTCGGTGCCTTTCTGAACGGACGACGCTACACGTCAGCCGATCTGCCACAGCGGACGACCGAGCCAGCAGTTGCGGTTGATCCTTCTGATCGGCTTCCGTCAACGCAGGAACGGGATGAAGCCCATGACAACGCGATGAGTTGA
- a CDS encoding PIN/TRAM domain-containing protein: MLIFLRVTYVLICAGAAVALVQNPMAPEFIRRYSALSFILMMLLTQIVTFIDILFPRKRLDVISAIYFGLLVGWLLAFQLQYAAQAFMTSIGVGVQRDAEGNNITGDNPYARVIGGMAGIMLPYMCISFLLQTKDDFRFVIPYVEFAKEIKGGRPLIIDTSALIDGRISDVMDTSIFDTELIVPSFVLEELQNIADSQDKNRRTRGRRGLDVLTKLQQKPKVEVRMLEVREKDDLDHTVDQRIVSLAKRMSGRVVTNDFNLNKVASVQGVDVINLNDVANALKPRYLPGEQLHIKVMREGESFGQGVGYLDDGTMVVCEQAAHLLGKEIDVIVTSMLQNSAGRMIFGRLLNSHVPAAR; encoded by the coding sequence ATGTTGATATTTCTTCGCGTGACGTACGTCCTGATCTGTGCGGGAGCCGCCGTGGCTTTGGTGCAGAACCCCATGGCTCCGGAGTTTATCCGTCGCTACTCCGCTTTGTCATTCATCTTGATGATGTTGTTGACGCAGATTGTCACGTTCATCGACATTCTGTTTCCCCGGAAGCGACTCGACGTGATTTCGGCCATCTATTTCGGCCTGCTGGTTGGATGGCTGCTGGCGTTTCAGTTGCAATATGCCGCACAGGCGTTCATGACTTCGATCGGTGTGGGCGTTCAGCGGGATGCCGAAGGAAATAACATTACCGGCGACAACCCCTATGCCCGGGTGATCGGGGGGATGGCGGGGATCATGCTGCCCTACATGTGTATTTCATTCCTGCTGCAGACGAAAGACGACTTCCGCTTTGTGATTCCGTATGTCGAGTTCGCCAAAGAGATTAAGGGCGGTCGGCCGCTGATCATCGACACCAGTGCGCTGATTGACGGCAGAATCTCGGACGTGATGGATACGAGCATCTTCGATACCGAATTAATTGTGCCCAGTTTCGTGCTGGAGGAATTACAGAACATCGCGGACAGTCAGGACAAGAATCGACGCACGCGTGGTCGTCGCGGACTCGACGTACTCACCAAACTCCAGCAGAAACCGAAGGTCGAAGTGCGGATGCTGGAAGTGCGGGAAAAGGACGACCTGGATCACACCGTCGATCAGCGGATCGTCTCGCTGGCAAAACGGATGAGCGGCCGTGTTGTCACCAATGATTTCAACCTGAACAAGGTGGCGAGCGTTCAAGGGGTGGATGTCATCAATCTGAACGATGTCGCCAATGCCCTCAAGCCGCGCTATCTGCCGGGCGAACAGCTCCACATCAAAGTCATGCGGGAAGGTGAATCGTTCGGGCAGGGAGTGGGATACCTCGACGACGGCACAATGGTCGTTTGCGAACAGGCTGCCCATCTGCTTGGAAAAGAAATCGATGTCATCGTGACAAGTATGCTGCAGAACAGTGCCGGTCGGATGATCTTCGGCAGGCTGCTCAACTCGCACGTCCCCGCAGCTCGCTGA